A single window of bacterium DNA harbors:
- a CDS encoding T9SS type A sorting domain-containing protein, with translation MPRRFLLSFSALCSFGAFLAALAAPLHAIGVPGARILAAPLAAPRLAQGAVRILALRVEFVADAVATTTGTGRFDYSTTATHPLDRPPHNRTYFQHQLLGLANYFARVSGGRVQISSDVFPEAENEAYQLQHDMVWYSGTEDEKLQQQRWAELLRDALQLAAAGGGIDFSRYDALMVFHAGAGQDFAFDIDYTPYDIQSVYMDAAALAGGLGLDPATFKGIACPGGVYFHDGIILPETQNQESYDLGLLGTMTLLFGSQLGMPSLFDTRSGRAGIGSWGLMDQGSYNFQGYIPAEPSAWEKIWMGWETPVVVQSGRGVRIGTSHTVSAPHIIKVPVTSSEYYLIENRQRDPNKDHRTIGRDESGKKAEFDSTGRVVAASGIGVLTRVDEYDFGLPGNGLLIWHIDEKVIQANLASNTVNGQIDHRGVDLVECDGAQDIGYVYSMLDAGYGTENGDWWDPWWSGNESHLYVNHADAVVFSDSSIPSSNGYNDAVTRIRFDHFSGLDTVMTLDISSGAIKSGFPRLEALNSALDPATLSGRPGKDATTGLITAATREGQLYLWRSDGGVFLSGGGYVAAWPLAAPAGAPLFADLDQNGTDELYYPAVTGELYAYNLAEKASAPGLLDLRGIVPLSDSGIMRLAVLGGDHPALLLGDSRGRISLLRYDGTNGPLKSVASFEGNGSAVSGLAVAPDGLVVAACNDGLITALRLEPLTLLWQRQSGLGPSQPLIADFDGVAGYEIAALDSNGVLASIAIDGTLLGRYQAPVRLSGAGRPALGDIDLDGLPEILCATREGAAAFEFNGALVLNFPVASPSGGGIPASPLFIKAKQGNEAWLLFAGGDGLIHACNRRGKTPAGFPLGAGTAAGAALLLEDLDGDGTLDLAAAGTDGSLNLFDPGLQASDNSVWGEAGGAQRTFCLPGSSVAPTPVSDLLPARKVFCYPNPAAEGQATIRFTLSRPADAVRVRIFDLAGNFVEELKRTGLGPGDHEIVWNVARVQSGVYLARVIAETGSTSRFEIIKIAVTN, from the coding sequence ATGCCACGACGCTTTCTCCTCTCTTTCAGCGCCCTCTGCTCTTTCGGGGCCTTCCTGGCTGCTCTGGCAGCCCCGTTGCATGCGATCGGCGTGCCGGGCGCGCGTATCCTCGCCGCTCCATTGGCCGCACCGCGTCTGGCGCAGGGCGCGGTGCGCATTCTCGCTCTGCGGGTCGAGTTTGTCGCCGATGCGGTCGCCACGACGACCGGAACCGGCCGCTTCGACTATAGTACCACGGCCACCCATCCACTGGACCGACCGCCGCATAACCGCACCTATTTTCAGCATCAGCTGCTCGGCCTGGCCAACTATTTTGCACGGGTTTCGGGCGGCCGCGTCCAGATCTCGTCCGATGTCTTTCCCGAAGCGGAGAATGAGGCCTATCAGCTGCAGCATGACATGGTCTGGTACAGCGGCACAGAAGACGAGAAACTGCAGCAGCAGCGCTGGGCGGAACTGCTGCGCGATGCACTGCAGCTGGCTGCGGCCGGGGGCGGGATCGATTTCAGCCGTTATGACGCGCTGATGGTTTTTCATGCCGGTGCCGGCCAGGATTTCGCCTTCGACATCGACTACACCCCCTATGATATCCAGTCGGTCTATATGGATGCCGCGGCCCTTGCCGGCGGCCTGGGCCTGGATCCCGCGACCTTCAAGGGAATCGCCTGCCCGGGCGGCGTCTATTTCCACGATGGTATCATCCTGCCCGAAACCCAGAATCAGGAATCCTATGACCTCGGGCTGCTCGGCACCATGACCCTGCTGTTCGGCAGCCAGCTTGGCATGCCCAGCCTTTTCGACACCCGGAGCGGCCGCGCCGGCATCGGCTCATGGGGGCTGATGGACCAGGGCTCCTACAATTTTCAGGGTTATATCCCCGCCGAGCCCAGCGCCTGGGAAAAAATCTGGATGGGCTGGGAGACCCCGGTTGTTGTCCAGAGCGGCAGGGGGGTGCGTATCGGCACCTCACACACCGTCTCCGCCCCGCACATTATCAAGGTGCCGGTGACTTCCAGCGAATACTATCTGATCGAAAACCGCCAGCGCGACCCCAACAAGGACCACCGGACCATCGGTCGTGATGAGAGCGGCAAGAAAGCCGAATTCGACTCGACCGGCCGCGTAGTTGCCGCGTCCGGCATTGGCGTACTGACCCGCGTTGACGAGTACGATTTCGGTCTCCCTGGGAACGGGCTGCTCATCTGGCATATCGATGAAAAAGTGATTCAAGCCAACCTGGCCTCCAACACCGTCAACGGCCAAATCGATCACCGCGGTGTCGATCTAGTCGAATGCGACGGCGCCCAGGATATCGGTTATGTCTACAGCATGCTCGATGCCGGCTACGGCACCGAAAACGGCGACTGGTGGGACCCCTGGTGGTCGGGCAATGAATCGCATCTCTATGTGAACCATGCAGATGCCGTAGTCTTTTCGGACTCTTCCATTCCCAGCAGCAATGGCTACAACGATGCAGTCACCCGGATCCGCTTTGACCATTTTTCAGGGCTCGATACGGTTATGACGCTCGATATCTCCTCTGGCGCCATCAAGTCCGGCTTCCCGCGTCTCGAGGCACTCAACAGCGCGCTCGATCCCGCCACGCTGTCCGGGCGTCCCGGCAAGGATGCCACGACTGGACTGATCACCGCGGCCACCCGGGAGGGACAGCTCTATCTCTGGCGCAGCGACGGCGGCGTCTTCTTAAGTGGCGGCGGGTATGTGGCCGCCTGGCCCCTCGCCGCTCCGGCCGGCGCCCCACTTTTTGCTGACCTCGACCAGAACGGGACCGATGAACTTTATTACCCCGCCGTTACAGGCGAACTCTATGCCTATAATCTCGCCGAAAAGGCCTCCGCACCGGGACTCCTCGATCTGCGCGGCATCGTCCCGCTTAGCGATTCCGGGATCATGCGCCTGGCCGTGCTCGGCGGCGATCATCCCGCCTTGCTGCTTGGCGACAGCCGCGGGCGAATCTCGCTGCTTCGCTACGACGGCACCAACGGTCCGCTGAAAAGCGTGGCGAGCTTTGAGGGTAATGGATCCGCCGTCTCCGGACTGGCCGTTGCGCCTGATGGTCTGGTAGTGGCTGCGTGCAATGACGGTCTGATCACGGCCTTGCGCCTCGAACCCTTGACTCTGCTCTGGCAGCGGCAGAGCGGCCTTGGACCGAGTCAGCCTCTGATTGCGGATTTCGATGGCGTGGCCGGCTACGAGATCGCCGCGTTGGACAGCAACGGCGTGCTCGCATCAATCGCCATCGACGGGACCTTGCTCGGCCGCTACCAGGCGCCGGTCCGGCTCAGCGGCGCCGGCCGCCCGGCCCTCGGCGACATCGACCTCGACGGCCTGCCGGAAATCCTTTGCGCCACCCGTGAGGGCGCGGCGGCCTTTGAGTTCAACGGCGCTCTGGTGCTGAATTTCCCGGTCGCATCGCCATCGGGCGGTGGTATTCCCGCGAGTCCGCTGTTCATCAAGGCGAAGCAGGGAAACGAAGCCTGGCTCCTCTTCGCGGGCGGCGACGGCCTGATCCACGCCTGCAATCGGCGCGGCAAGACACCGGCGGGATTTCCGCTGGGCGCCGGGACGGCCGCCGGCGCGGCGCTGCTCCTCGAAGACCTCGACGGAGACGGCACTCTGGATCTGGCGGCGGCCGGCACCGACGGCAGTCTCAACCTCTTTGACCCCGGGCTCCAAGCCAGCGACAATTCTGTCTGGGGCGAGGCCGGCGGCGCGCAGCGCACCTTCTGCCTGCCGGGAAGTTCCGTGGCGCCCACCCCTGTTTCCGATCTGCTGCCGGCCCGGAAGGTCTTTTGCTACCCCAACCCCGCTGCGGAAGGCCAGGCCACCATCCGATTCACCCTGAGCCGCCCGGCCGATGCAGTCCGCGTGCGGATCTTCGATCTCGCCGGCAACTTTGTGGAAGAACTCAAACGCACCGGTCTGGGCCCCGGCGATCACGAGATCGTCTGGAACGTGGCACGAGTGCAGAGCGGCGTCTATCTCGCCAGGGTGATAGCCGAGACCGGCAGTACAAGCCGTTTCGAAATAATCAAAATAGCGGTGACCAATTGA
- a CDS encoding PorV/PorQ family protein, with protein sequence MKNLFRCLIAVVILGSFASALAVSESAVLFLQISPGARAAGMGEAFVGLADDATAVYYNPAGLGFQRGRELTLMHTNWLPQLGTDLFYEFGAYRMHFENIGTVGINVTYLNLGTQSRTDESGPDPIGEFSSNEYAISLTYGTQLSEKWAVGLGARFIQSNLSPFGAGSEQGDGRASAFGFDLATLYKVSNAFSVGANLSNMGPKITYIDASQADPLPTNLRVGFAAHAINNKYNKLTFVADLNKTMVKRYADGTSDPFYKAIFTSPWVEKKRTGASNDTSNVKYDNVFKGIVSGGAEYWYNDLFALRAGYYWDQDGKVDYFSLGAGIAYNLYRFDFSYVSADEGHPLANTMRFSLSIGF encoded by the coding sequence ATGAAAAACCTGTTTAGATGCCTCATTGCGGTCGTCATCCTCGGCTCCTTCGCTTCGGCCCTTGCCGTAAGTGAATCCGCCGTGCTCTTTCTCCAGATCTCACCCGGTGCCCGCGCCGCGGGCATGGGCGAAGCCTTCGTCGGTCTGGCTGATGACGCCACTGCCGTCTATTACAATCCGGCCGGCCTGGGATTCCAGCGGGGCCGGGAGCTCACCCTGATGCATACCAACTGGCTGCCGCAGCTTGGCACCGACCTTTTTTACGAGTTCGGCGCCTACCGCATGCATTTCGAGAACATCGGCACCGTGGGCATCAACGTCACCTACCTCAATCTGGGCACCCAGTCGCGCACGGATGAATCGGGCCCCGATCCCATCGGCGAATTTTCCAGTAACGAATATGCCATCTCGCTGACCTATGGCACCCAATTGAGCGAAAAGTGGGCCGTCGGCCTGGGCGCACGCTTCATCCAGTCCAACCTCTCGCCATTCGGCGCCGGATCGGAACAAGGCGATGGCCGCGCCAGCGCCTTCGGCTTCGACCTCGCAACCCTCTACAAGGTTTCCAACGCTTTCAGTGTCGGAGCCAACCTCTCCAATATGGGCCCCAAAATCACCTATATCGACGCCTCTCAAGCTGACCCCCTGCCCACCAACCTCCGGGTCGGCTTCGCCGCGCATGCCATCAACAATAAATACAACAAGCTGACCTTCGTCGCTGATCTGAACAAGACGATGGTCAAACGCTATGCCGATGGCACCTCCGATCCCTTCTACAAGGCGATTTTTACCTCGCCCTGGGTGGAAAAGAAGCGGACCGGCGCATCCAATGACACCAGCAACGTAAAATATGACAACGTGTTCAAGGGGATCGTCAGCGGTGGCGCCGAATATTGGTATAACGACCTCTTCGCCTTGCGCGCCGGGTATTACTGGGACCAGGACGGCAAGGTCGACTATTTCAGCCTCGGCGCCGGCATTGCCTACAATCTCTACCGTTTCGATTTCAGCTATGTCTCCGCCGATGAGGGCCATCCCCTCGCCAACACCATGCGCTTCTCCTTGAGCATCGGCTTTTAA
- the gcvH gene encoding glycine cleavage system protein GcvH, with protein sequence MTAPENLLYTKEHEWVRVEGDIAVVGITEYAQGELGDVVFVELPQVGAVLTQNDPFGTIEAVKAVSDLFAPLSGTVTETNTQLTDAPETVNKDPYGSGWMVKVRIANPGEMAALMKADAYKAMIG encoded by the coding sequence ATGACAGCCCCGGAAAATCTGCTATACACCAAAGAACATGAGTGGGTTCGTGTTGAAGGCGACATCGCGGTGGTTGGCATTACAGAATACGCACAGGGCGAACTCGGGGATGTTGTATTTGTCGAGTTGCCGCAGGTCGGCGCCGTCCTGACCCAGAACGACCCCTTCGGCACTATCGAAGCCGTCAAAGCGGTCTCGGATCTCTTTGCGCCGCTCTCTGGGACGGTTACGGAGACCAATACCCAGCTGACCGATGCCCCGGAGACCGTGAACAAGGATCCCTACGGCTCGGGCTGGATGGTCAAGGTCCGGATCGCCAATCCCGGCGAGATGGCTGCCCTGATGAAGGCTGACGCCTACAAAGCGATGATCGGCTGA
- the accC gene encoding acetyl-CoA carboxylase biotin carboxylase subunit, with protein MFKKILIANRGEIALRIIRACKELGIATVAVYSEADTNSLHIRFADEAVCIGPPPSHKSYLNIPHIISAAEITNAEAIHPGYGFLAENAQFADICTSCGMVYIGPTPEVISLMGDKARAKDTMQAAGVPVIPGSDGVVHSIKEAGEIAARIGYPVIIKAVAGGGGRGMRVVQYAHELANAYSTAQAEAKAAFNNDELYLEKYFESPRHIEVQILGDNYGNCVALGERECSVQRKHQKLIEESPSPAVSPRLRREMSAAAVKGAKRVRYNSAGTIEFLLDPKGHFYFMEMNTRIQVEHPVTEMVFGLDLIKEQIRLAAGARLRADLRFWKMRGHAMECRINAEDPAHGFRPSPGQITTLHLPGGLGVRVDTHAYARYVIPPNYDSLIAKLIVHAPTREEAIIRMQRALDEFIVEGISTTIPLHKQILAEKNFRSGNINTKYIEQFILTNNGGAS; from the coding sequence TTGTTTAAAAAGATCCTCATAGCCAATCGCGGCGAAATTGCGCTGCGCATCATCCGCGCCTGCAAGGAACTGGGCATTGCGACGGTGGCGGTGTACAGCGAAGCCGACACCAACAGTCTACACATCCGTTTTGCAGATGAAGCGGTTTGCATCGGTCCGCCCCCCAGCCATAAGAGCTACCTCAACATTCCCCATATCATCAGCGCGGCCGAGATCACCAATGCCGAGGCGATTCATCCCGGCTATGGATTTCTGGCCGAGAACGCCCAATTTGCCGATATTTGCACCTCCTGCGGCATGGTCTACATCGGCCCGACGCCAGAAGTGATCTCGCTGATGGGTGATAAGGCACGGGCCAAGGATACCATGCAAGCGGCGGGCGTGCCGGTCATCCCCGGATCGGATGGCGTCGTCCACAGCATCAAAGAGGCCGGAGAGATCGCTGCCCGTATCGGTTATCCGGTCATCATCAAGGCGGTCGCTGGCGGTGGCGGACGGGGCATGCGGGTGGTCCAGTATGCCCACGAACTGGCCAATGCCTACAGCACCGCTCAAGCCGAAGCCAAGGCTGCTTTCAATAACGACGAACTCTATCTGGAAAAGTACTTCGAATCCCCACGCCACATCGAGGTGCAGATTCTCGGCGATAATTATGGCAATTGCGTAGCGCTCGGCGAGCGCGAATGCTCGGTCCAGCGCAAGCATCAGAAGCTGATCGAGGAGAGTCCCTCACCTGCTGTCTCACCACGTCTGCGCCGCGAGATGAGTGCGGCGGCCGTCAAGGGCGCGAAACGGGTGCGTTATAACAGCGCGGGGACCATCGAGTTTCTTCTCGATCCCAAGGGCCATTTCTACTTTATGGAGATGAACACCCGCATCCAGGTGGAACATCCGGTTACCGAGATGGTGTTCGGACTGGACCTGATCAAGGAACAGATCCGGCTTGCCGCGGGTGCCCGGCTGCGCGCCGACCTGCGCTTCTGGAAGATGCGGGGTCACGCCATGGAATGCCGCATCAACGCCGAGGATCCCGCCCACGGGTTCCGCCCTTCGCCGGGGCAGATCACCACCCTGCATTTGCCGGGGGGGCTGGGAGTACGCGTCGATACCCATGCCTACGCGCGGTATGTCATACCGCCCAACTACGATTCCCTGATTGCGAAACTGATCGTCCACGCCCCCACGCGGGAGGAAGCGATCATCCGCATGCAACGAGCGCTCGATGAGTTCATTGTGGAAGGCATTTCGACCACCATCCCTCTGCATAAGCAGATACTCGCCGAAAAGAATTTTCGTTCCGGCAATATCAACACGAAATACATCGAACAGTTCATCCTGACCAACAATGGAGGTGCATCATGA